One Geitlerinema sp. PCC 9228 genomic window, CCGGCACAATCCTCGCATCGTAGCCAAAGCTTTTTGAAAATCTTCCAAAAGTATCGTCTCCGTCAGCTCAATTTCCAAATAAACAGGATCGAGTTGCATTTGCTTCAAAATTTCTGCCACCCGATCGACCACATCGGGATTTTGAAAGTTTCTCGCCGACCAGTTAATAGACAGTTTGAGGGGATATCCCGCGGCATGCCAATCTGCCATTTGCTGGCAAGCAGTTTTCATCACCCACTTATCAATTGTCCAGATCCAATTTAATTTTTCGGCAATGGGAATAAAATCCGAAGGTGGTACATTTCCCCAATAGGGATGCTGCCAGCGAACCAAAGCTTCCACACCAACAATTTCTCCTGTATCAGTACAGGCTTGGGGTTGGTAGTAAACCTGGAGTTCTTGATTTTTAAGGGCATGCTCGAAACTCAGTGCCAACATTCTTACTGTTTTCCACTCCTTTGGGTCTGCTTGGGAATTTCGATAACAAACTCCGTTCCCTCTCCTAATTGGGAGAGGCAATATAGTTTACCTCCGTGTTTTTCCGTAACGATGGAATAGGAAATCGATAGTCCCAATCCCGTTCCTTTTCCTGGAGATTTGGTAGTGAAAAATGGTTCAAACATGCGTTTCATGGTTGCTTCAGGAATTCCCGGTCCATTATCGCGAATGCGAATCACCGTATTGGTTGGGGTTTGTTCGGTGGTGATAGAAACGGTGGGTAACGAGTGCGGGTCTTGCCAGTTTTCCACGGCATCGATCGCATTGGTAAGAATGTTGGCAAATACTTGATTGAGCAAGCCGGGGTGGCATTCCATTTTGGGCAACTGGCTGTAATTTTTCACCAGTTGAATAGGGGTTGCCAAATGCTCCCCTTGCAAGCGGTGGCGCAAAATAGCGAGGGTACTTTCTAAGCCTTCGTGAATATCTACAATTTTCTTTTCCGATTCGTCCAAACGGGCAAAATTGCGTAGCGATCGCACAATTTCGCCAATGCGTTCTACCCCACTTTTCATCCCCTCTAAAAGCTGGGGGAAATCCGTTTTGATAAAATCTAGTTCGATTTCTTCGATGTAGTCTTGAATTTTCTCTGGCTTTTCCGGCACGTATTGTTCGTACAGCTGAATCAACTCAAACAGGCTATTGGCATATTCAATGGCGTACTCCACATTGCCAGTTACAAAATTCACCGGATTGTTAATTTCGTGAGCAATGCCAGCCACCATAGAACCCAAAGCCGACATTTTTTCCGAATGCACCAGTTGCGCTTGGGTTTGCTGTAACTGTTCTAATGTT contains:
- a CDS encoding EAL domain-containing protein, whose amino-acid sequence is MLALSFEHALKNQELQVYYQPQACTDTGEIVGVEALVRWQHPYWGNVPPSDFIPIAEKLNWIWTIDKWVMKTACQQMADWHAAGYPLKLSINWSARNFQNPDVVDRVAEILKQMQLDPVYLEIELTETILLEDFQKALATMRGLCRLGVRVALDDFGTGYSSFFNLKQFPFNSLKIDRSFMNNLYPNSKNAIIVKSIIEMGHLLHLDVVGEGVETEEQLEFLHQHHCDAWQGYLLSAPITAAYFMEVFLRGDRKFFSLREKSLDAS